A window from Primulina eburnea isolate SZY01 chromosome 2, ASM2296580v1, whole genome shotgun sequence encodes these proteins:
- the LOC140823387 gene encoding CSC1-like protein At3g54510 isoform X2 encodes MNAESLLVSASINIGLALLILTLFSVLRKQPSNAPIYYARRLSQHHHVSFHPRFFPWRLLPSVEWVSSALRVTEAEILDNCGLDVYVFVRLFKFGTNFFMVCSVVGLLVLLPLNYKAGGKGSPRYSMDSFTISNISSGSNWLWVHCSCLYFLSCYGLYLLYKEYDNILHKRIHQLHRMRHEPNQFTVLVREIPLCEEHKAQDCCVDHFFSKYHPHSYQSYQILYDGRDLERLLKEAISVSRKIGNLKHHSPNRRNGRNFYLSDSSKYDADIEQFNEILQELLRNIRHLQSKDLLQEKELPVAFVTFKSRWGAALAAQSQQHSDPLLWITEMAPEPRDVVWNNLAIPYRFLPLRKFWFYIAASLLTIFFTVPVAAVQGIAKFEQLAKWFLPAMAIKLIPGLSSIVTGYLPSAILNCFVYTVPFAMIQMSKLAGYISRSKKDIKVCNMVFYFLVANVFFLSLLSGSLLDQIGESFIHPKDFPSRLASAVSAQADFFMTYILTNGLSGFSLEILQPGLLIWDTIKSHTWDRGKKKRPYLYSLPYYRTIPYISLCILIGMVYAVVSPVLLLFLVGYFFLGYVVFINQIHDVYISTYETCGQYWPYIHHYIIIAIAIMQITMIGLFGLKSKPAASFATIPLLLFTLLFNEYCKIRFFPTFCHWSVKDAMELDELDEKSGAMDANLRNATDAYCPPCLRPPDFEDVESSSLEPLISSR; translated from the exons ATGAATGCGGAGAGCTTGCTGGTTTCGGCTTCCATTAACATAGGCCTAGCTTTGCTGATTCTTACACTTTTTTCTGTACTCAGAAAGCAGCCCTCAAATGCCCCCATATACTATGCTCGCCGCCTTTCGCAGCACCACCATGTATCCTTCCACCCACGCTTCTTTCCCTGGCGGCTTCTGCCGTCGGTGGAGTGGGTTAGCAGCGCCCTTCGCGTGACTGAGGCGGAGATTCTTGATAACTGTGGCCTTGATGTATATGTCTTCGTGAGACTCTTTAAATTCGG GACCAATTTCTTTATGGTTTGCTCTGTGGTTGGATTACTAGTTCTCCTCCCACTGAATTATAAAGCTGGTGGTAAAGGGTCGCCAAGATATTCTATGGATTCTTTCACCATATCGAACATTAGCAGTGGCTCTAACTG GCTTTGGGTGCATTGCTCGTGCTTATATTTCTTGTCTTGTTATGGATTATACCTACTATACAAG GAATATGATAATATTTTACACAAGAGGATTCATCAGCTTCATCGTATGAGGCATGAACCCAATCAGTTCACTGTTTTGGTTCGAGAAATTCCATTATGTGAAGAACACAAGGCTCAAGATTGCTGTGTAGATCACTTTTTCTCAAAATACCATCCACATTCATATCAATCCTATCAAATTTTATATGACGGAAGGGATCTGGAGCGACTATTG AAGGAGGCAATATCTGTTTCAAGAAAAATCGGGAACTTGAAACACCATTCCCCAAATAGAAGGAACGGTAGAAATTTTTACCTGTCAGATTCATCAAAATATGATGCCGATATCGAACAGTTCAACGAAATACTTCAAGAACTTCTCCGTAATATACGACATTTACAAAGTAAAGATCTTCTGCAGGAAAAG GAGTTGCCCGTTGCATTTGTTACATTCAAATCCCGGTGGGGTGCTGCTTTGGCTGCACAGTCTCAGCAGCACTCAGATCCACTTCTATGGATAACTGAAATGGCTCCAGAACCGAGGGATGTCGTGTGGAATAATTTGGCAATTCCATATAGATTCCTGCCCCTTCGCAAATTTTGGTTTTATATTGCGGCATCATTACTTACCATCTTCTTTACTGTACCTGTTGCAGCAGTTCAAGGAATCGCAAAATTCGAACAATTAGCCAAATGGTTTCTCCCTGCCATGGCTATAAAGTTGAT ACCTGGTTTAAGTTCTATTGTGACGGGATATCTCCCAAGTGCAATTCTAAATTGCTTTGTATACACGGTTCCCTTCGCTATGATTCAAATGTCAAAATTAGCTGGATACATCTCAAGGAGTAAAAAGGATATAAAAGTATGCAACATGGTTTTCTACTTCCTTGTTGCAAACGTTTTTTTCTTAAGCCTGTTATCTGGATCCTTGCTCGATCAAATTGGGGAGTCTTTCATCCATCCCAAGGATTTTCCTAGTCGGCTAGCGTCCGCTGTGTCTGCCCAA GCAGATTTTTTTATGACATACATCCTTACCAATGGGTTGTCTGGATTTTCATTGGAGATTCTGCAGCCGGGATTGCTTATTTGGGATACAATCAAGTCACACACATGGGATCGTGGAAAGAAGAAAAGACCTTACCTTTATTCCTTACCCTATTATCGAACCATTCCATACATTTCTCTTTGCATTCTGATTGGCATGGTTTATGCAGTCGTCTCACCAGTGCTGCTTCTATTCCTTGTTGGATATTTCTTTCTAGGCTATGTCGTGTTCATCAACCAG ATTCATGATGTATATATATCTACGTATGAAACATGTGGACAATATTGGCCTTACATCCATCACTACATTATCATTGCAATTGCCATCATGCAAATAACAATGATCGGGCTTTTTGGATTGAAGTCGAAGCCGGCAGCATCTTTTGCCACCATACCTCTCTTGCTTTTCACTTTACTCTTCAATGAATACTGCAAGATCCGCTTCTTTCCGACATTTTGTCACTGGTCGGTCAAG GATGCTATGGAACTGGATGAGCTCGATGAAAAGAGTGGAGCAATGGATGCGAACCTACGAAATGCCACTGATGCATACTGCCCACCCTGCTTACGACCGCCGGACTTCGAAGATGTGGAGTCAAGTTCGTTGGAGCCGTTGATATCTTCGCGGTAA
- the LOC140823387 gene encoding CSC1-like protein At3g54510 isoform X3 — protein MNAESLLVSASINIGLALLILTLFSVLRKQPSNAPIYYARRLSQHHHVSFHPRFFPWRLLPSVEWVSSALRVTEAEILDNCGLDVYVFVRLFKFGTNFFMVCSVVGLLVLLPLNYKAGGKGSPRYSMDSFTISNISSGSNWLWVHCSCLYFLSCYGLYLLYKEYDNILHKRIHQLHRMRHEPNQFTVLVREIPLCEEHKAQDCCVDHFFSKYHPHSYQSYQILYDGRDLERLLKEAISVSRKIGNLKHHSPNRRNGRNFYLSDSSKYDADIEQFNEILQELLRNIRHLQSKDLLQEKELPVAFVTFKSRWGAALAAQSQQHSDPLLWITEMAPEPRDVVWNNLAIPYRFLPLRKFWFYIAASLLTIFFTVPVAAVQGIAKFEQLAKWFLPAMAIKLIPGLSSIVTGYLPSAILNCFVYTVPFAMIQMSKLAGYISRSKKDIKVCNMVFYFLVANVFFLSLLSGSLLDQIGESFIHPKDFPSRLASAVSAQADFFMTYILTNGLSGFSLEILQPGLLIWDTIKSHTWDRGKKKRPYLYSLPYYRTIPYISLCILIGMVYAVVSPVLLLFLVGYFFLGYVVFINQIHDVYISTYETCGQYWPYIHHYIIIAIAIMQITMIGLFGLKSKPAASFATIPLLLFTLLFNEYCKIRFFPTFCHWSVKFAVRMLWNWMSSMKRVEQWMRTYEMPLMHTAHPAYDRRTSKMWSQVRWSR, from the exons ATGAATGCGGAGAGCTTGCTGGTTTCGGCTTCCATTAACATAGGCCTAGCTTTGCTGATTCTTACACTTTTTTCTGTACTCAGAAAGCAGCCCTCAAATGCCCCCATATACTATGCTCGCCGCCTTTCGCAGCACCACCATGTATCCTTCCACCCACGCTTCTTTCCCTGGCGGCTTCTGCCGTCGGTGGAGTGGGTTAGCAGCGCCCTTCGCGTGACTGAGGCGGAGATTCTTGATAACTGTGGCCTTGATGTATATGTCTTCGTGAGACTCTTTAAATTCGG GACCAATTTCTTTATGGTTTGCTCTGTGGTTGGATTACTAGTTCTCCTCCCACTGAATTATAAAGCTGGTGGTAAAGGGTCGCCAAGATATTCTATGGATTCTTTCACCATATCGAACATTAGCAGTGGCTCTAACTG GCTTTGGGTGCATTGCTCGTGCTTATATTTCTTGTCTTGTTATGGATTATACCTACTATACAAG GAATATGATAATATTTTACACAAGAGGATTCATCAGCTTCATCGTATGAGGCATGAACCCAATCAGTTCACTGTTTTGGTTCGAGAAATTCCATTATGTGAAGAACACAAGGCTCAAGATTGCTGTGTAGATCACTTTTTCTCAAAATACCATCCACATTCATATCAATCCTATCAAATTTTATATGACGGAAGGGATCTGGAGCGACTATTG AAGGAGGCAATATCTGTTTCAAGAAAAATCGGGAACTTGAAACACCATTCCCCAAATAGAAGGAACGGTAGAAATTTTTACCTGTCAGATTCATCAAAATATGATGCCGATATCGAACAGTTCAACGAAATACTTCAAGAACTTCTCCGTAATATACGACATTTACAAAGTAAAGATCTTCTGCAGGAAAAG GAGTTGCCCGTTGCATTTGTTACATTCAAATCCCGGTGGGGTGCTGCTTTGGCTGCACAGTCTCAGCAGCACTCAGATCCACTTCTATGGATAACTGAAATGGCTCCAGAACCGAGGGATGTCGTGTGGAATAATTTGGCAATTCCATATAGATTCCTGCCCCTTCGCAAATTTTGGTTTTATATTGCGGCATCATTACTTACCATCTTCTTTACTGTACCTGTTGCAGCAGTTCAAGGAATCGCAAAATTCGAACAATTAGCCAAATGGTTTCTCCCTGCCATGGCTATAAAGTTGAT ACCTGGTTTAAGTTCTATTGTGACGGGATATCTCCCAAGTGCAATTCTAAATTGCTTTGTATACACGGTTCCCTTCGCTATGATTCAAATGTCAAAATTAGCTGGATACATCTCAAGGAGTAAAAAGGATATAAAAGTATGCAACATGGTTTTCTACTTCCTTGTTGCAAACGTTTTTTTCTTAAGCCTGTTATCTGGATCCTTGCTCGATCAAATTGGGGAGTCTTTCATCCATCCCAAGGATTTTCCTAGTCGGCTAGCGTCCGCTGTGTCTGCCCAA GCAGATTTTTTTATGACATACATCCTTACCAATGGGTTGTCTGGATTTTCATTGGAGATTCTGCAGCCGGGATTGCTTATTTGGGATACAATCAAGTCACACACATGGGATCGTGGAAAGAAGAAAAGACCTTACCTTTATTCCTTACCCTATTATCGAACCATTCCATACATTTCTCTTTGCATTCTGATTGGCATGGTTTATGCAGTCGTCTCACCAGTGCTGCTTCTATTCCTTGTTGGATATTTCTTTCTAGGCTATGTCGTGTTCATCAACCAG ATTCATGATGTATATATATCTACGTATGAAACATGTGGACAATATTGGCCTTACATCCATCACTACATTATCATTGCAATTGCCATCATGCAAATAACAATGATCGGGCTTTTTGGATTGAAGTCGAAGCCGGCAGCATCTTTTGCCACCATACCTCTCTTGCTTTTCACTTTACTCTTCAATGAATACTGCAAGATCCGCTTCTTTCCGACATTTTGTCACTGGTCGGTCAAG TTTGCTGTCAGGATGCTATGGAACTGGATGAGCTCGATGAAAAGAGTGGAGCAATGGATGCGAACCTACGAAATGCCACTGATGCATACTGCCCACCCTGCTTACGACCGCCGGACTTCGAAGATGTGGAGTCAAGTTCGTTGGAGCCGTTGA
- the LOC140823387 gene encoding CSC1-like protein At3g54510 isoform X4 — MNAESLLVSASINIGLALLILTLFSVLRKQPSNAPIYYARRLSQHHHVSFHPRFFPWRLLPSVEWVSSALRVTEAEILDNCGLDVYVFVRLFKFGTNFFMVCSVVGLLVLLPLNYKAGGKGSPRYSMDSFTISNISSGSNWLWVHCSCLYFLSCYGLYLLYKEYDNILHKRIHQLHRMRHEPNQFTVLVREIPLCEEHKAQDCCVDHFFSKYHPHSYQSYQILYDGRDLERLLKEAISVSRKIGNLKHHSPNRRNGRNFYLSDSSKYDADIEQFNEILQELLRNIRHLQSKDLLQEKELPVAFVTFKSRWGAALAAQSQQHSDPLLWITEMAPEPRDVVWNNLAIPYRFLPLRKFWFYIAASLLTIFFTVPVAAVQGIAKFEQLAKWFLPAMAIKLIPGLSSIVTGYLPSAILNCFVYTVPFAMIQMSKLAGYISRSKKDIKVCNMVFYFLVANVFFLSLLSGSLLDQIGESFIHPKDFPSRLASAVSAQPGLLIWDTIKSHTWDRGKKKRPYLYSLPYYRTIPYISLCILIGMVYAVVSPVLLLFLVGYFFLGYVVFINQIHDVYISTYETCGQYWPYIHHYIIIAIAIMQITMIGLFGLKSKPAASFATIPLLLFTLLFNEYCKIRFFPTFCHWSVKDAMELDELDEKSGAMDANLRNATDAYCPPCLRPPDFEDVESSSLEPLISSRYNNHYLGTASTGDWKPSA; from the exons ATGAATGCGGAGAGCTTGCTGGTTTCGGCTTCCATTAACATAGGCCTAGCTTTGCTGATTCTTACACTTTTTTCTGTACTCAGAAAGCAGCCCTCAAATGCCCCCATATACTATGCTCGCCGCCTTTCGCAGCACCACCATGTATCCTTCCACCCACGCTTCTTTCCCTGGCGGCTTCTGCCGTCGGTGGAGTGGGTTAGCAGCGCCCTTCGCGTGACTGAGGCGGAGATTCTTGATAACTGTGGCCTTGATGTATATGTCTTCGTGAGACTCTTTAAATTCGG GACCAATTTCTTTATGGTTTGCTCTGTGGTTGGATTACTAGTTCTCCTCCCACTGAATTATAAAGCTGGTGGTAAAGGGTCGCCAAGATATTCTATGGATTCTTTCACCATATCGAACATTAGCAGTGGCTCTAACTG GCTTTGGGTGCATTGCTCGTGCTTATATTTCTTGTCTTGTTATGGATTATACCTACTATACAAG GAATATGATAATATTTTACACAAGAGGATTCATCAGCTTCATCGTATGAGGCATGAACCCAATCAGTTCACTGTTTTGGTTCGAGAAATTCCATTATGTGAAGAACACAAGGCTCAAGATTGCTGTGTAGATCACTTTTTCTCAAAATACCATCCACATTCATATCAATCCTATCAAATTTTATATGACGGAAGGGATCTGGAGCGACTATTG AAGGAGGCAATATCTGTTTCAAGAAAAATCGGGAACTTGAAACACCATTCCCCAAATAGAAGGAACGGTAGAAATTTTTACCTGTCAGATTCATCAAAATATGATGCCGATATCGAACAGTTCAACGAAATACTTCAAGAACTTCTCCGTAATATACGACATTTACAAAGTAAAGATCTTCTGCAGGAAAAG GAGTTGCCCGTTGCATTTGTTACATTCAAATCCCGGTGGGGTGCTGCTTTGGCTGCACAGTCTCAGCAGCACTCAGATCCACTTCTATGGATAACTGAAATGGCTCCAGAACCGAGGGATGTCGTGTGGAATAATTTGGCAATTCCATATAGATTCCTGCCCCTTCGCAAATTTTGGTTTTATATTGCGGCATCATTACTTACCATCTTCTTTACTGTACCTGTTGCAGCAGTTCAAGGAATCGCAAAATTCGAACAATTAGCCAAATGGTTTCTCCCTGCCATGGCTATAAAGTTGAT ACCTGGTTTAAGTTCTATTGTGACGGGATATCTCCCAAGTGCAATTCTAAATTGCTTTGTATACACGGTTCCCTTCGCTATGATTCAAATGTCAAAATTAGCTGGATACATCTCAAGGAGTAAAAAGGATATAAAAGTATGCAACATGGTTTTCTACTTCCTTGTTGCAAACGTTTTTTTCTTAAGCCTGTTATCTGGATCCTTGCTCGATCAAATTGGGGAGTCTTTCATCCATCCCAAGGATTTTCCTAGTCGGCTAGCGTCCGCTGTGTCTGCCCAA CCGGGATTGCTTATTTGGGATACAATCAAGTCACACACATGGGATCGTGGAAAGAAGAAAAGACCTTACCTTTATTCCTTACCCTATTATCGAACCATTCCATACATTTCTCTTTGCATTCTGATTGGCATGGTTTATGCAGTCGTCTCACCAGTGCTGCTTCTATTCCTTGTTGGATATTTCTTTCTAGGCTATGTCGTGTTCATCAACCAG ATTCATGATGTATATATATCTACGTATGAAACATGTGGACAATATTGGCCTTACATCCATCACTACATTATCATTGCAATTGCCATCATGCAAATAACAATGATCGGGCTTTTTGGATTGAAGTCGAAGCCGGCAGCATCTTTTGCCACCATACCTCTCTTGCTTTTCACTTTACTCTTCAATGAATACTGCAAGATCCGCTTCTTTCCGACATTTTGTCACTGGTCGGTCAAG GATGCTATGGAACTGGATGAGCTCGATGAAAAGAGTGGAGCAATGGATGCGAACCTACGAAATGCCACTGATGCATACTGCCCACCCTGCTTACGACCGCCGGACTTCGAAGATGTGGAGTCAAGTTCGTTGGAGCCGTTGATATCTTCGCG ATATAATAATCATTACTTGGGTACTGCATCAACTGGAGATTGGAAACCATCTGCTTGA
- the LOC140823387 gene encoding CSC1-like protein At3g54510 isoform X1 — protein MNAESLLVSASINIGLALLILTLFSVLRKQPSNAPIYYARRLSQHHHVSFHPRFFPWRLLPSVEWVSSALRVTEAEILDNCGLDVYVFVRLFKFGTNFFMVCSVVGLLVLLPLNYKAGGKGSPRYSMDSFTISNISSGSNWLWVHCSCLYFLSCYGLYLLYKEYDNILHKRIHQLHRMRHEPNQFTVLVREIPLCEEHKAQDCCVDHFFSKYHPHSYQSYQILYDGRDLERLLKEAISVSRKIGNLKHHSPNRRNGRNFYLSDSSKYDADIEQFNEILQELLRNIRHLQSKDLLQEKELPVAFVTFKSRWGAALAAQSQQHSDPLLWITEMAPEPRDVVWNNLAIPYRFLPLRKFWFYIAASLLTIFFTVPVAAVQGIAKFEQLAKWFLPAMAIKLIPGLSSIVTGYLPSAILNCFVYTVPFAMIQMSKLAGYISRSKKDIKVCNMVFYFLVANVFFLSLLSGSLLDQIGESFIHPKDFPSRLASAVSAQADFFMTYILTNGLSGFSLEILQPGLLIWDTIKSHTWDRGKKKRPYLYSLPYYRTIPYISLCILIGMVYAVVSPVLLLFLVGYFFLGYVVFINQIHDVYISTYETCGQYWPYIHHYIIIAIAIMQITMIGLFGLKSKPAASFATIPLLLFTLLFNEYCKIRFFPTFCHWSVKDAMELDELDEKSGAMDANLRNATDAYCPPCLRPPDFEDVESSSLEPLISSRYNNHYLGTASTGDWKPSA, from the exons ATGAATGCGGAGAGCTTGCTGGTTTCGGCTTCCATTAACATAGGCCTAGCTTTGCTGATTCTTACACTTTTTTCTGTACTCAGAAAGCAGCCCTCAAATGCCCCCATATACTATGCTCGCCGCCTTTCGCAGCACCACCATGTATCCTTCCACCCACGCTTCTTTCCCTGGCGGCTTCTGCCGTCGGTGGAGTGGGTTAGCAGCGCCCTTCGCGTGACTGAGGCGGAGATTCTTGATAACTGTGGCCTTGATGTATATGTCTTCGTGAGACTCTTTAAATTCGG GACCAATTTCTTTATGGTTTGCTCTGTGGTTGGATTACTAGTTCTCCTCCCACTGAATTATAAAGCTGGTGGTAAAGGGTCGCCAAGATATTCTATGGATTCTTTCACCATATCGAACATTAGCAGTGGCTCTAACTG GCTTTGGGTGCATTGCTCGTGCTTATATTTCTTGTCTTGTTATGGATTATACCTACTATACAAG GAATATGATAATATTTTACACAAGAGGATTCATCAGCTTCATCGTATGAGGCATGAACCCAATCAGTTCACTGTTTTGGTTCGAGAAATTCCATTATGTGAAGAACACAAGGCTCAAGATTGCTGTGTAGATCACTTTTTCTCAAAATACCATCCACATTCATATCAATCCTATCAAATTTTATATGACGGAAGGGATCTGGAGCGACTATTG AAGGAGGCAATATCTGTTTCAAGAAAAATCGGGAACTTGAAACACCATTCCCCAAATAGAAGGAACGGTAGAAATTTTTACCTGTCAGATTCATCAAAATATGATGCCGATATCGAACAGTTCAACGAAATACTTCAAGAACTTCTCCGTAATATACGACATTTACAAAGTAAAGATCTTCTGCAGGAAAAG GAGTTGCCCGTTGCATTTGTTACATTCAAATCCCGGTGGGGTGCTGCTTTGGCTGCACAGTCTCAGCAGCACTCAGATCCACTTCTATGGATAACTGAAATGGCTCCAGAACCGAGGGATGTCGTGTGGAATAATTTGGCAATTCCATATAGATTCCTGCCCCTTCGCAAATTTTGGTTTTATATTGCGGCATCATTACTTACCATCTTCTTTACTGTACCTGTTGCAGCAGTTCAAGGAATCGCAAAATTCGAACAATTAGCCAAATGGTTTCTCCCTGCCATGGCTATAAAGTTGAT ACCTGGTTTAAGTTCTATTGTGACGGGATATCTCCCAAGTGCAATTCTAAATTGCTTTGTATACACGGTTCCCTTCGCTATGATTCAAATGTCAAAATTAGCTGGATACATCTCAAGGAGTAAAAAGGATATAAAAGTATGCAACATGGTTTTCTACTTCCTTGTTGCAAACGTTTTTTTCTTAAGCCTGTTATCTGGATCCTTGCTCGATCAAATTGGGGAGTCTTTCATCCATCCCAAGGATTTTCCTAGTCGGCTAGCGTCCGCTGTGTCTGCCCAA GCAGATTTTTTTATGACATACATCCTTACCAATGGGTTGTCTGGATTTTCATTGGAGATTCTGCAGCCGGGATTGCTTATTTGGGATACAATCAAGTCACACACATGGGATCGTGGAAAGAAGAAAAGACCTTACCTTTATTCCTTACCCTATTATCGAACCATTCCATACATTTCTCTTTGCATTCTGATTGGCATGGTTTATGCAGTCGTCTCACCAGTGCTGCTTCTATTCCTTGTTGGATATTTCTTTCTAGGCTATGTCGTGTTCATCAACCAG ATTCATGATGTATATATATCTACGTATGAAACATGTGGACAATATTGGCCTTACATCCATCACTACATTATCATTGCAATTGCCATCATGCAAATAACAATGATCGGGCTTTTTGGATTGAAGTCGAAGCCGGCAGCATCTTTTGCCACCATACCTCTCTTGCTTTTCACTTTACTCTTCAATGAATACTGCAAGATCCGCTTCTTTCCGACATTTTGTCACTGGTCGGTCAAG GATGCTATGGAACTGGATGAGCTCGATGAAAAGAGTGGAGCAATGGATGCGAACCTACGAAATGCCACTGATGCATACTGCCCACCCTGCTTACGACCGCCGGACTTCGAAGATGTGGAGTCAAGTTCGTTGGAGCCGTTGATATCTTCGCG ATATAATAATCATTACTTGGGTACTGCATCAACTGGAGATTGGAAACCATCTGCTTGA
- the LOC140823387 gene encoding CSC1-like protein At3g54510 isoform X5, with product MMLLPLLLWSLLFQGTNFFMVCSVVGLLVLLPLNYKAGGKGSPRYSMDSFTISNISSGSNWLWVHCSCLYFLSCYGLYLLYKEYDNILHKRIHQLHRMRHEPNQFTVLVREIPLCEEHKAQDCCVDHFFSKYHPHSYQSYQILYDGRDLERLLKEAISVSRKIGNLKHHSPNRRNGRNFYLSDSSKYDADIEQFNEILQELLRNIRHLQSKDLLQEKELPVAFVTFKSRWGAALAAQSQQHSDPLLWITEMAPEPRDVVWNNLAIPYRFLPLRKFWFYIAASLLTIFFTVPVAAVQGIAKFEQLAKWFLPAMAIKLIPGLSSIVTGYLPSAILNCFVYTVPFAMIQMSKLAGYISRSKKDIKVCNMVFYFLVANVFFLSLLSGSLLDQIGESFIHPKDFPSRLASAVSAQADFFMTYILTNGLSGFSLEILQPGLLIWDTIKSHTWDRGKKKRPYLYSLPYYRTIPYISLCILIGMVYAVVSPVLLLFLVGYFFLGYVVFINQIHDVYISTYETCGQYWPYIHHYIIIAIAIMQITMIGLFGLKSKPAASFATIPLLLFTLLFNEYCKIRFFPTFCHWSVKDAMELDELDEKSGAMDANLRNATDAYCPPCLRPPDFEDVESSSLEPLISSRYNNHYLGTASTGDWKPSA from the exons ATGATGCTTTTACCGCTTCTCCTGTGGAGTCTTTTATTTCAGGG GACCAATTTCTTTATGGTTTGCTCTGTGGTTGGATTACTAGTTCTCCTCCCACTGAATTATAAAGCTGGTGGTAAAGGGTCGCCAAGATATTCTATGGATTCTTTCACCATATCGAACATTAGCAGTGGCTCTAACTG GCTTTGGGTGCATTGCTCGTGCTTATATTTCTTGTCTTGTTATGGATTATACCTACTATACAAG GAATATGATAATATTTTACACAAGAGGATTCATCAGCTTCATCGTATGAGGCATGAACCCAATCAGTTCACTGTTTTGGTTCGAGAAATTCCATTATGTGAAGAACACAAGGCTCAAGATTGCTGTGTAGATCACTTTTTCTCAAAATACCATCCACATTCATATCAATCCTATCAAATTTTATATGACGGAAGGGATCTGGAGCGACTATTG AAGGAGGCAATATCTGTTTCAAGAAAAATCGGGAACTTGAAACACCATTCCCCAAATAGAAGGAACGGTAGAAATTTTTACCTGTCAGATTCATCAAAATATGATGCCGATATCGAACAGTTCAACGAAATACTTCAAGAACTTCTCCGTAATATACGACATTTACAAAGTAAAGATCTTCTGCAGGAAAAG GAGTTGCCCGTTGCATTTGTTACATTCAAATCCCGGTGGGGTGCTGCTTTGGCTGCACAGTCTCAGCAGCACTCAGATCCACTTCTATGGATAACTGAAATGGCTCCAGAACCGAGGGATGTCGTGTGGAATAATTTGGCAATTCCATATAGATTCCTGCCCCTTCGCAAATTTTGGTTTTATATTGCGGCATCATTACTTACCATCTTCTTTACTGTACCTGTTGCAGCAGTTCAAGGAATCGCAAAATTCGAACAATTAGCCAAATGGTTTCTCCCTGCCATGGCTATAAAGTTGAT ACCTGGTTTAAGTTCTATTGTGACGGGATATCTCCCAAGTGCAATTCTAAATTGCTTTGTATACACGGTTCCCTTCGCTATGATTCAAATGTCAAAATTAGCTGGATACATCTCAAGGAGTAAAAAGGATATAAAAGTATGCAACATGGTTTTCTACTTCCTTGTTGCAAACGTTTTTTTCTTAAGCCTGTTATCTGGATCCTTGCTCGATCAAATTGGGGAGTCTTTCATCCATCCCAAGGATTTTCCTAGTCGGCTAGCGTCCGCTGTGTCTGCCCAA GCAGATTTTTTTATGACATACATCCTTACCAATGGGTTGTCTGGATTTTCATTGGAGATTCTGCAGCCGGGATTGCTTATTTGGGATACAATCAAGTCACACACATGGGATCGTGGAAAGAAGAAAAGACCTTACCTTTATTCCTTACCCTATTATCGAACCATTCCATACATTTCTCTTTGCATTCTGATTGGCATGGTTTATGCAGTCGTCTCACCAGTGCTGCTTCTATTCCTTGTTGGATATTTCTTTCTAGGCTATGTCGTGTTCATCAACCAG ATTCATGATGTATATATATCTACGTATGAAACATGTGGACAATATTGGCCTTACATCCATCACTACATTATCATTGCAATTGCCATCATGCAAATAACAATGATCGGGCTTTTTGGATTGAAGTCGAAGCCGGCAGCATCTTTTGCCACCATACCTCTCTTGCTTTTCACTTTACTCTTCAATGAATACTGCAAGATCCGCTTCTTTCCGACATTTTGTCACTGGTCGGTCAAG GATGCTATGGAACTGGATGAGCTCGATGAAAAGAGTGGAGCAATGGATGCGAACCTACGAAATGCCACTGATGCATACTGCCCACCCTGCTTACGACCGCCGGACTTCGAAGATGTGGAGTCAAGTTCGTTGGAGCCGTTGATATCTTCGCG ATATAATAATCATTACTTGGGTACTGCATCAACTGGAGATTGGAAACCATCTGCTTGA